Proteins from a genomic interval of Sporolactobacillus sp. Y61:
- a CDS encoding HypC/HybG/HupF family hydrogenase formation chaperone, with product MCVGVPAKVIKKKDYTALVDVMGTRMEVGILFVPEVQTGEYVIVHAGQGMSIVDRDFARASINEWEKMAHANVI from the coding sequence GTGTGTGTAGGCGTTCCGGCAAAAGTTATTAAAAAGAAAGATTATACGGCGCTTGTTGATGTGATGGGCACGCGAATGGAAGTCGGTATTCTGTTTGTCCCTGAAGTTCAGACAGGTGAATATGTGATTGTTCACGCCGGTCAGGGGATGTCCATCGTTGATCGTGATTTTGCCAGGGCAAGCATCAATGAGTGGGAGAAGATGGCCCATGCAAACGTTATTTGA
- a CDS encoding DUF2231 domain-containing protein produces the protein MSPNLFNTLHFLVLHFPIALLILSFVLDLIAAIWKRSKAHDLLHKAGFLTLLFGTFMSIITVLSGFIAAQMLGVGAPIIVHASKAVFVTSYAIFLSFIRCYFVWKLKKDISDHIFYLVAAFAGILLVFTQFKVYRFSHFALLQFTVPLIISGFIADIIAMVGRNKNYAEDFKRMGYYFLILGTVVIIGTVISGYMRAAAMPTLNPPRVYDETALQAHELFGLITMGFFILLSAVRSVFFFKADRAKIILKGQGIYVVALIAGIAIISWASHLGGEVHLFPALFK, from the coding sequence ATGAGTCCTAATTTGTTTAATACGTTGCATTTCCTTGTTTTGCATTTTCCTATTGCTCTGCTGATTCTCAGTTTTGTCCTTGATCTGATCGCAGCAATCTGGAAGAGAAGTAAAGCGCACGACCTGTTGCACAAAGCAGGATTCCTCACTTTGCTGTTTGGTACATTTATGTCGATCATTACTGTACTGTCCGGATTTATTGCTGCACAGATGCTTGGCGTCGGTGCACCAATCATTGTCCACGCATCAAAAGCCGTTTTCGTGACCAGCTATGCCATTTTTCTCAGTTTTATCCGCTGCTATTTTGTTTGGAAACTGAAGAAAGACATTAGTGATCATATTTTCTATCTTGTCGCTGCTTTTGCCGGGATTCTGCTGGTATTCACACAATTCAAGGTTTATCGCTTCTCGCATTTTGCTCTGCTCCAGTTTACGGTGCCATTGATCATTTCCGGATTTATTGCCGATATAATTGCCATGGTCGGAAGAAATAAGAACTATGCGGAGGATTTCAAAAGAATGGGGTATTACTTCCTGATTCTCGGCACGGTGGTCATCATCGGTACGGTCATTTCGGGTTACATGCGTGCAGCTGCCATGCCAACACTGAATCCGCCAAGAGTTTATGACGAGACGGCATTACAGGCACATGAACTGTTTGGCCTGATCACGATGGGTTTCTTTATTCTGCTCAGTGCGGTCCGTTCCGTTTTCTTTTTCAAAGCTGACCGGGCAAAAATTATTCTGAAAGGGCAGGGCATCTATGTAGTTGCCCTCATTGCCGGCATCGCCATCATTTCCTGGGCATCGCACCTGGGTGGGGAGGTTCATCTTTTCCCGGCGCTTTTCAAATAA
- the hypD gene encoding hydrogenase formation protein HypD, with the protein MQTLFEPADPQVAKELAEKVNRLADRCREKTGELPAFMEVCGSHTMALARTGVKLILKGHVRMISGPGCPVCVTDQKQIDAMIELAESEERIVCTFGDMMRVPGSKRSLLSAKTEGRDVRIVYSPLDAVRIAEENPDKEVVFLGVGFETTVPVLAAALQLANEKQVANFSMWTQAKLVQPVLRTLLSVKKVKINGFLLPGHVSIVLGAKAYQFLVDDYRMPGVISGFEPVEMLSAIYQLLQMTLEGRPAILNNYKSVVRTDGNEAARNMMFRYFEPADAAWRGMGIIPQSGLAIRREYSRFDAKKKFHIHVGQPKKTRCRCGDMICGLAAPDECILFGKACTPLHPVGPCMVSTEGSCAAHYAYLREEG; encoded by the coding sequence ATGCAAACGTTATTTGAACCGGCGGATCCGCAAGTTGCAAAAGAACTGGCGGAAAAAGTCAACCGTCTGGCAGATCGATGCCGGGAAAAGACCGGTGAGCTGCCGGCCTTTATGGAAGTCTGCGGGTCACACACGATGGCGCTCGCGCGAACAGGGGTTAAACTGATTTTAAAGGGACATGTCCGGATGATCTCAGGACCGGGCTGTCCGGTCTGCGTCACTGACCAGAAGCAAATTGATGCGATGATCGAACTCGCCGAGTCTGAGGAGCGGATTGTCTGTACGTTTGGCGATATGATGCGCGTCCCCGGATCGAAACGAAGTCTTCTCAGTGCAAAAACCGAAGGGCGCGACGTCCGCATTGTTTATTCACCACTGGATGCGGTGCGGATCGCTGAAGAAAACCCGGATAAGGAAGTTGTTTTTCTCGGTGTCGGATTTGAAACCACCGTACCTGTCCTGGCTGCTGCCCTGCAGCTGGCAAACGAGAAACAGGTCGCGAATTTCTCGATGTGGACTCAGGCAAAGCTTGTCCAGCCGGTACTGCGTACGCTGCTTTCTGTAAAGAAGGTCAAAATCAACGGTTTTTTACTGCCCGGCCATGTATCGATCGTGCTCGGCGCGAAAGCCTATCAGTTCCTTGTGGATGACTATCGGATGCCCGGGGTCATCAGCGGTTTTGAGCCTGTTGAGATGCTGAGCGCCATTTATCAGCTGCTTCAGATGACGCTGGAGGGGCGACCGGCTATTCTGAACAATTATAAAAGCGTCGTTCGTACTGACGGGAATGAAGCGGCTCGGAATATGATGTTCAGATATTTTGAGCCGGCAGACGCGGCGTGGCGCGGAATGGGGATCATTCCGCAAAGCGGACTGGCTATTCGCCGGGAATACAGCCGGTTTGATGCGAAAAAGAAATTTCATATCCATGTCGGTCAGCCGAAGAAAACGCGCTGCCGGTGCGGGGACATGATCTGCGGACTCGCCGCGCCCGATGAATGCATCCTGTTTGGTAAAGCCTGTACGCCCCTTCATCCTGTCGGTCCCTGCATGGTATCGACAGAAGGCAGCTGCGCGGCACATTACGCCTATTTGAGAGAGGAAGGATGA
- a CDS encoding hydrogenase small subunit: protein MTSGEPTIYESVLRKGYSRRTFLKICAALAATMGLEFSKTDKVVHALENKKRIPVIWLQMQDCTGCSESFIRSSYPKVESVIFNMISLEYMELLTAAAGFQTEAAEQNVLKKNKGEYVLVVEGSVPEQAGYLTIGGRSGEDLLREAAENAKAVLAFGTCASWGGIAKAKPNPTGARPISAVLSGIPIIRVPGCPPIAEVMTGVLAHIVTFDQLPETDSLGRPKAFYRHRIHDKCNRRAYFDAGLFAESFDDPNLKAGYCLYKLGCKGPTTYNACAELRWNGGVSYPIQSGNPCIGCSEADFWDNGPFYTRHAKIPLTQTTINPEKWGAALTGAAVVGVGAHAGITAAVKHHQKKSENKGDQNE from the coding sequence ATGACGTCAGGAGAACCAACCATTTATGAAAGCGTTTTACGAAAAGGCTATTCACGACGTACCTTTTTAAAAATATGCGCAGCTCTTGCAGCGACGATGGGACTGGAATTCTCGAAAACCGATAAAGTCGTACATGCTTTGGAGAACAAGAAACGTATTCCGGTGATCTGGCTGCAGATGCAGGATTGCACCGGTTGTTCGGAATCATTTATCAGGTCATCTTATCCAAAAGTTGAGAGTGTTATATTCAACATGATTTCTCTGGAATATATGGAACTGCTGACCGCAGCAGCCGGGTTTCAGACTGAGGCGGCAGAACAGAACGTATTGAAAAAAAACAAGGGTGAATATGTGCTGGTCGTTGAAGGAAGTGTACCGGAACAGGCCGGTTATCTGACTATCGGCGGCCGATCGGGTGAAGATCTGCTCCGGGAAGCGGCGGAAAATGCAAAAGCCGTACTGGCATTTGGTACGTGTGCATCCTGGGGCGGCATTGCCAAAGCCAAACCGAATCCGACAGGTGCCCGGCCGATTTCTGCCGTTCTCAGCGGCATTCCGATTATTCGTGTCCCCGGGTGCCCGCCGATTGCAGAAGTCATGACCGGTGTGCTGGCACATATCGTGACGTTTGATCAATTGCCGGAAACGGATTCACTCGGTCGTCCGAAAGCCTTTTACCGTCATCGGATCCATGATAAATGCAACCGCAGGGCTTACTTTGACGCCGGACTGTTTGCCGAGTCGTTTGACGATCCGAATCTCAAAGCCGGATATTGTCTGTATAAATTAGGGTGCAAGGGTCCGACGACATATAATGCCTGCGCGGAACTGCGCTGGAACGGCGGCGTCAGTTATCCGATTCAGTCAGGCAACCCATGTATCGGCTGTTCCGAAGCTGATTTCTGGGATAATGGACCGTTTTACACGCGTCACGCCAAAATACCGCTGACTCAAACGACAATCAATCCGGAAAAATGGGGTGCTGCGCTGACCGGTGCTGCTGTTGTCGGCGTGGGTGCTCATGCGGGCATTACGGCCGCAGTAAAGCACCATCAGAAGAAGTCAGAAAATAAAGGTGATCAGAATGAGTAA
- the hypF gene encoding carbamoyltransferase HypF — protein MAQLDQKSLSGWREGLSITVHGRVQGVGFRPFVYRLSQALDLKGTVQNNMDGVHIHWEGQEETIRTGLNRLIDEKPAMARIDHVETVKTALSGASCFTIIPSDRSGCSSLIIPVDSAVCDDCLREMRDPANRRYHYPFINCTQCGPRYTIIDALPYDRSYTSMKNFIMCRPCADEYHHPADRRYHAQPIACASCGPHLSLLDPDGRTISEREQALRVAVRLLEKGKIVAIKGIGGYHLACDAANETAVARLRKRKGRPDKPLAVMVPTVEAAGKMAAVSDTEAAVLRSPEAPIVLLGKKDSPSLPIARGIAPGIRTVGIMLPYTPLHHLLFDMGRYSCLVMTSANHSGLPILYEDGQVLSGLKGIAEAILTHNRPIYNAIDDSVVRADGKAPFFLRRARGYAPEPVAAPGDVSGIVALGSQLNNTFALGRGHQIFISPHLGDLSSDQSIRHYERTLRRFIAWTGSRIETVAADLHPLYSNRETAAGLGQPVTEVQHHHAHLVSCMADNHLGGCCLGIILDGTGYGEDGAIWGFEVLYGGAAGFRRLAHLRYTPLPGGDRAVIEPWRNAAAMLISLHGDEGMQLAERLFPEKKQLLPVIQRMTEREVNSPSAGTCGRLFDAVSAILGVCRRSTYEGEAAVLLSELAESGKRAQSYPFTIREQDHMLVIDPSEMLQEIAVDHLRGAASEAISQRFHETVKAACCTVLNQIHRAHPEYGRRVVLSGGSFNNPYLSEQMDQTLCRSGFTVFRHQHVPCGDGGLSLGQLIIAEARRSSANR, from the coding sequence ATGGCTCAACTGGATCAGAAAAGCTTATCAGGATGGCGTGAAGGACTGAGCATCACCGTGCACGGACGTGTGCAGGGAGTCGGATTCCGTCCGTTTGTTTATCGCCTGTCACAGGCGCTTGATCTGAAAGGGACGGTTCAGAATAATATGGACGGTGTTCATATTCACTGGGAGGGGCAGGAGGAGACGATTCGGACCGGTCTGAACCGGCTGATTGATGAAAAACCGGCAATGGCGCGGATTGATCACGTGGAAACAGTGAAGACCGCCCTTTCCGGTGCGTCCTGTTTTACAATCATTCCGAGTGACCGCAGCGGCTGTTCGTCGCTGATCATTCCGGTCGACTCGGCGGTGTGCGATGATTGTCTGCGTGAGATGCGCGATCCGGCAAACCGGCGTTACCATTATCCGTTTATTAACTGCACGCAATGTGGTCCGCGGTACACCATTATTGACGCGCTCCCTTACGACCGGTCATACACCTCGATGAAAAACTTCATCATGTGCCGGCCCTGCGCCGATGAATACCATCATCCGGCCGACAGGAGATATCATGCACAGCCCATTGCCTGCGCCTCCTGCGGCCCGCATCTATCCCTGCTGGATCCGGATGGGCGCACGATCAGCGAACGTGAGCAGGCGCTTCGCGTGGCTGTTCGCCTCCTTGAAAAAGGAAAGATCGTCGCCATCAAGGGGATTGGCGGTTATCACCTGGCCTGTGATGCAGCGAATGAAACGGCTGTTGCCCGGCTGAGAAAGCGCAAGGGAAGGCCGGACAAACCGCTGGCGGTTATGGTTCCCACGGTTGAGGCGGCCGGGAAGATGGCCGCAGTATCCGATACAGAAGCCGCCGTCCTGCGCTCGCCGGAAGCGCCGATCGTCCTGCTCGGGAAAAAGGACAGTCCGTCACTTCCGATTGCGCGTGGCATCGCTCCAGGCATCCGGACTGTGGGCATCATGCTGCCGTACACGCCGCTTCATCACCTGCTGTTTGACATGGGCCGGTATTCCTGTCTGGTGATGACGAGTGCGAATCATTCGGGCCTTCCGATCCTGTACGAGGACGGGCAGGTGCTCTCCGGACTGAAAGGGATCGCCGAGGCCATTCTGACGCATAACCGTCCGATATACAACGCCATTGACGACTCGGTGGTCCGGGCAGACGGAAAAGCCCCTTTCTTTTTACGACGGGCGAGAGGGTATGCCCCGGAGCCTGTCGCTGCCCCAGGCGATGTGAGCGGGATCGTTGCGCTTGGCAGTCAGCTGAATAATACATTCGCTCTTGGCCGCGGCCACCAGATTTTTATCAGCCCGCATCTGGGTGACTTATCGTCTGATCAAAGTATCAGACATTATGAACGGACGCTCAGACGTTTCATCGCATGGACAGGAAGCCGAATCGAGACGGTTGCTGCAGATCTCCATCCTCTCTACAGCAACAGAGAAACAGCTGCCGGACTGGGTCAGCCGGTCACCGAAGTCCAGCATCATCATGCGCATCTTGTTTCGTGTATGGCAGACAATCATCTGGGCGGCTGCTGCCTCGGGATCATCCTTGACGGGACGGGGTACGGAGAAGATGGTGCCATATGGGGCTTTGAAGTGCTGTATGGCGGGGCAGCCGGGTTCCGGCGGCTTGCTCACTTGCGCTATACGCCGCTTCCGGGTGGTGACAGGGCGGTCATTGAGCCCTGGCGCAACGCTGCCGCAATGCTGATCAGCCTGCATGGCGATGAAGGCATGCAGCTGGCGGAACGCCTGTTTCCCGAGAAAAAGCAGCTGCTTCCGGTCATTCAGCGTATGACAGAAAGGGAAGTGAACAGCCCGTCAGCCGGTACCTGTGGCCGATTATTTGATGCCGTGAGCGCGATACTCGGCGTCTGCCGGCGATCCACATATGAAGGAGAGGCGGCTGTTCTACTTTCAGAGCTCGCGGAAAGCGGGAAGAGGGCGCAATCTTATCCGTTTACAATCAGAGAGCAGGATCACATGCTGGTGATTGATCCGTCCGAGATGCTGCAGGAAATTGCCGTAGATCATCTCAGGGGCGCAGCTTCCGAAGCGATCAGTCAGCGCTTCCATGAAACGGTAAAAGCGGCCTGCTGCACGGTTCTGAATCAGATCCACCGCGCTCACCCGGAATATGGCCGGCGTGTCGTTTTGTCCGGAGGGAGTTTTAACAATCCGTATCTGTCAGAACAGATGGATCAGACGCTGTGCCGGTCCGGTTTCACTGTATTCAGGCATCAGCATGTCCCCTGCGGAGATGGAGGCCTGAGCCTGGGGCAGCTGATAATTGCGGAGGCGCGCAGATCGTCCGCTAACAGGTGA
- a CDS encoding Rieske (2Fe-2S) protein, giving the protein MNRRSFLKELAGSLTETAKQIASPFIDEDVRKITQAADLLQDMHWYRLDRVPNGYSESFRAGQAVCLYKAGEKITACRKICPDCRGMLQWIAPLQRLTCLSCDQFYTFAKQEGSLHPEFIQLKHEGDQVWAALPNKGAGDHA; this is encoded by the coding sequence ATGAATCGCCGTTCATTTCTAAAAGAACTCGCCGGCAGCCTGACAGAGACGGCGAAGCAAATCGCCTCCCCGTTTATTGATGAAGATGTAAGGAAAATCACTCAGGCTGCCGATCTGCTTCAGGACATGCACTGGTATCGGCTCGACAGGGTGCCGAACGGGTACAGCGAGTCATTTCGTGCCGGGCAGGCTGTCTGTCTGTATAAAGCAGGTGAAAAAATCACGGCCTGCCGGAAGATCTGTCCGGATTGCCGGGGTATGCTGCAATGGATCGCCCCGCTTCAGCGGCTGACCTGCCTGTCCTGCGACCAATTTTATACGTTTGCGAAACAGGAAGGTTCCCTTCACCCTGAATTTATTCAATTGAAGCATGAAGGGGATCAGGTATGGGCGGCACTTCCCAATAAAGGGGCGGGGGACCATGCATGA
- the hypB gene encoding hydrogenase nickel incorporation protein HypB, which yields MKITLDKNVMDSNDHAASYNRDLFRRTGTLVINMMSSPGAGKTAILEKTVSALAGEFRIAVIEGDIATERDAERIRRNGVKAVQIATEGECHLDPRMVAKVLPEIDLDTTDILFIENVGNLVCPSEFDLGQNYRIVVLSTPEGNDKMTKYPLMFHVTDLALINKIDLLPYLSFDLDQAKKDLRGINPHSRLMPLSARSGEGFDTWLNWIRKAYQDGVKD from the coding sequence ATGAAAATCACGTTGGACAAGAATGTCATGGACAGCAATGATCATGCAGCGTCCTATAACCGGGATTTGTTCCGGAGGACAGGGACGCTTGTGATCAATATGATGAGTTCGCCGGGTGCCGGGAAGACAGCCATACTGGAAAAAACGGTGTCCGCTCTTGCAGGGGAATTTCGGATTGCAGTAATTGAGGGCGATATCGCGACAGAGCGTGATGCAGAACGGATCCGCAGAAACGGGGTGAAGGCCGTTCAGATTGCAACAGAAGGAGAATGTCACCTTGATCCGAGAATGGTGGCAAAAGTCCTTCCTGAGATCGATCTGGATACGACCGACATTCTCTTCATCGAAAACGTCGGAAATCTGGTCTGCCCCTCTGAATTCGATCTCGGTCAGAACTACCGGATTGTCGTGCTCAGTACCCCGGAGGGCAATGATAAAATGACAAAATATCCCCTGATGTTCCATGTTACTGATCTGGCGTTGATCAATAAGATCGACCTGTTACCCTATCTGTCCTTTGATCTGGATCAGGCAAAAAAGGATCTGAGAGGCATTAATCCCCATTCCCGTCTGATGCCGCTCTCAGCCAGAAGCGGAGAAGGTTTTGATACATGGCTCAACTGGATCAGAAAAGCTTATCAGGATGGCGTGAAGGACTGA
- a CDS encoding HyaD/HybD family hydrogenase maturation endopeptidase, with the protein MLGIGNTLHSDEGTGIHVLNRLRTALQDVPNLELVDGSTEGMQLLGPVEDTDQLIIIDAINAGEEPGTLITLNKNQIPSFSGIKMSVHQIGFQEVVSAAQLRDRLPEKMVMFGIQPASLKLGTELSKTVEQLLPELIERIKKQIRDWREGQ; encoded by the coding sequence GTGCTCGGTATTGGCAACACGCTGCACTCAGATGAAGGGACAGGGATTCATGTGCTGAACAGACTCCGGACGGCGCTTCAGGATGTGCCGAATCTGGAACTGGTCGACGGGTCAACGGAAGGCATGCAGCTGCTCGGACCGGTTGAAGACACCGATCAGCTGATTATCATTGATGCCATTAATGCCGGGGAAGAGCCGGGAACCCTGATTACCCTGAATAAAAATCAGATTCCCTCCTTTTCCGGAATCAAGATGTCCGTCCATCAGATCGGTTTTCAGGAAGTGGTATCGGCGGCTCAGCTCCGTGACCGACTGCCGGAGAAAATGGTCATGTTCGGTATTCAGCCCGCGTCATTAAAACTGGGAACAGAGTTGAGCAAAACGGTGGAACAGCTGCTTCCGGAACTGATTGAAAGAATAAAAAAACAGATCAGAGACTGGCGTGAGGGCCAATGA
- a CDS encoding AraC family transcriptional regulator: MAENKKANMRHLHIEDFKFPFQISIENLHQTEMIHPHTHAFSEVIYFAEGRGIHNYNGSISDVARGDVFIIQPGKVHAYRVQSQGFLRVCRIMFHQKLLSREWSSLNHATPFIDPYFIDPHYSSNESFPSHISLNPEEQIEFTVLIDRMMAEYNQKPWAYHCMVRMLLTEMFLYLGRWSEKKGKENHSAGNTKNIIKDLTLFIRQHYKLNLTLGQIAEMCGMSQSAFTARFKKVTGRTFIDYRNRIRINAAKDILGTSDKKIIEVAHDVGFDDISHFNRTFKKCAGITPKAYRNRITPGCR; the protein is encoded by the coding sequence TTGGCCGAGAATAAAAAGGCAAATATGCGGCATTTACATATTGAAGACTTTAAATTTCCCTTTCAAATCAGCATTGAAAATCTTCATCAGACGGAAATGATTCATCCTCATACTCATGCTTTTTCCGAAGTCATTTATTTTGCGGAAGGCAGAGGCATACATAATTACAACGGTTCCATTTCAGACGTTGCACGGGGAGATGTCTTCATTATCCAGCCCGGGAAAGTGCATGCGTATCGTGTTCAATCTCAAGGTTTCCTTCGCGTCTGCCGGATCATGTTTCATCAGAAGCTGCTTAGCCGGGAATGGTCGTCACTGAATCATGCGACACCATTTATTGACCCTTATTTCATCGATCCTCATTACAGCAGCAACGAGTCATTTCCATCTCATATTTCTTTAAATCCCGAGGAACAGATAGAATTTACTGTACTCATAGACCGGATGATGGCCGAGTACAACCAGAAACCCTGGGCTTATCATTGTATGGTTCGCATGCTGTTGACGGAAATGTTTCTATATTTGGGCAGGTGGTCAGAAAAAAAAGGGAAGGAAAATCACTCTGCCGGAAACACGAAGAACATCATCAAAGATCTAACACTCTTTATCAGACAGCATTATAAACTGAATCTGACTCTAGGGCAGATCGCTGAAATGTGTGGGATGAGTCAGTCTGCATTCACAGCCCGGTTTAAGAAGGTAACCGGACGGACGTTTATCGACTATCGAAATAGAATCAGAATTAATGCGGCAAAAGATATACTGGGTACTTCTGACAAAAAAATTATTGAGGTGGCCCATGATGTCGGGTTCGATGACATCAGCCATTTTAACCGGACATTTAAAAAATGTGCAGGAATTACCCCGAAAGCATACCGAAACAGAATAACTCCCGGTTGCAGATGA
- a CDS encoding hydrogenase maturation nickel metallochaperone HypA, translating to MHEMGLMADALEAVAADAEKRGMSSVEKISLIVGDLSNVLPDALRFAFDAFRRTGEVPLLDPSASLTIIRERGRARCAVCHTEYEPDELIATCPKCGMPFGVLLEGETFKIQSYEGS from the coding sequence ATGCATGAAATGGGTCTGATGGCCGACGCTCTGGAAGCTGTTGCCGCGGATGCTGAAAAACGGGGCATGTCCTCAGTTGAGAAAATTTCCCTGATTGTCGGTGATCTGAGCAATGTACTTCCCGACGCCCTGCGTTTTGCTTTTGACGCGTTCCGCAGAACGGGAGAGGTCCCGCTGCTGGATCCGTCGGCGTCCCTGACCATTATCCGCGAGCGGGGGCGGGCACGCTGCGCCGTCTGCCATACGGAATATGAACCGGATGAGCTGATTGCCACCTGTCCGAAATGCGGCATGCCTTTCGGTGTCCTGCTTGAAGGAGAAACGTTTAAAATTCAATCATACGAGGGGAGCTGA
- a CDS encoding nickel-dependent hydrogenase large subunit, with product MSKRVVVDPVTRIEGHLRIEADVQNGKITDAFSSGTAIRGIELVVRNRDPRDVWGYVQRICGVCTSSHALASIRAVEDALDIRVPKNASLIRNIMNGTLNLHDHVVHFYHLHAFDWVDALSILKADPKETSRIAQSISAWPNSSPGYFKSVQDKIKKVADSGQLGVFANGYWGHPAYKLPPEVNLLAVAHYLEALDWQKEIVKIQTILGGKNPHPHYLVGGMATPLDINMDNGIHSERLQQIDQLITQADQFIHQVYLPDLLAIGSYYKDWGSAEIGGGLRNYLCYGDFSTGDIRDTRLYRVPRGIIMNGNMNDIQDVDLHDPKQITEGIDHAWYTYGGSQTGSRHPWKGSTELNYTGPKPPYEHLNTNEKYSWIKAPRWRGQPMETGPLARMIVGYAADKGDYRPIVDDTLKKLGLPLTALHSALGRTVARGLDAGMIVGWMREDFNSLIQNIKNGDQTTFDKTKWEPKSWPKHVFGAGTSEAPRGALGHWIEIENGKTKNYQAVVPTTWNASPRDSQGNIGAYESSLKGVPVADLKQPLEILRVVHSFDPCLACAVHLTDTESRTLTSVHVE from the coding sequence ATGAGTAAACGAGTCGTTGTCGATCCGGTCACCCGGATCGAAGGACATCTGAGGATTGAAGCGGATGTTCAGAATGGAAAGATCACCGATGCATTCAGTTCCGGAACAGCCATTCGCGGGATTGAACTGGTGGTCCGAAACAGGGATCCGCGCGATGTCTGGGGCTATGTCCAGCGAATCTGCGGTGTCTGTACGTCGTCACATGCACTGGCAAGCATCCGTGCTGTGGAAGATGCGCTGGACATCCGCGTGCCGAAGAATGCCAGCCTGATCAGAAATATCATGAACGGCACCCTCAACTTGCATGATCACGTGGTCCATTTCTACCACCTGCACGCTTTTGACTGGGTGGACGCGCTGAGCATTTTGAAAGCAGATCCGAAAGAGACAAGCCGGATTGCTCAGTCCATTTCCGCCTGGCCGAACTCCTCACCCGGCTATTTTAAGAGTGTTCAGGATAAAATCAAAAAAGTGGCTGACAGCGGACAGCTGGGTGTTTTCGCCAATGGTTACTGGGGGCATCCCGCCTATAAGCTGCCTCCGGAAGTCAATCTGCTGGCTGTCGCTCACTATCTGGAAGCTCTGGACTGGCAGAAGGAGATCGTGAAAATCCAGACAATTCTTGGCGGGAAGAACCCGCACCCGCACTATCTGGTCGGCGGTATGGCGACGCCGCTTGACATCAATATGGATAACGGAATTCATTCAGAACGCCTGCAGCAGATTGATCAGCTGATCACGCAGGCCGATCAGTTCATCCATCAGGTTTACCTGCCCGATCTTTTGGCCATCGGTTCTTATTATAAAGACTGGGGCAGTGCTGAAATCGGCGGCGGACTGCGGAACTATCTGTGCTACGGTGATTTTTCAACAGGGGATATCCGTGATACCCGGCTGTACCGCGTGCCGAGAGGAATCATCATGAACGGAAACATGAACGACATTCAGGATGTCGATCTGCACGATCCGAAGCAGATTACCGAAGGAATCGATCACGCCTGGTATACCTACGGCGGATCGCAAACCGGAAGCCGGCATCCGTGGAAAGGGTCGACCGAACTGAATTATACAGGCCCGAAGCCGCCGTATGAGCACCTGAACACGAATGAGAAGTACAGCTGGATCAAGGCGCCGCGCTGGAGAGGGCAGCCGATGGAAACCGGTCCGCTTGCCCGGATGATCGTCGGCTATGCGGCAGATAAGGGGGATTACAGACCGATTGTTGATGACACGTTAAAAAAACTGGGCCTTCCGCTTACTGCCCTGCACTCCGCACTTGGACGCACGGTGGCCAGAGGTCTCGACGCCGGCATGATCGTCGGATGGATGCGTGAGGATTTCAACAGTTTGATTCAGAATATTAAAAATGGAGACCAGACCACGTTCGATAAGACGAAGTGGGAACCGAAGTCCTGGCCGAAGCATGTATTTGGTGCCGGGACCAGTGAAGCACCGCGTGGCGCGCTCGGTCACTGGATTGAGATTGAAAATGGTAAAACGAAAAATTATCAGGCCGTTGTCCCAACGACATGGAACGCCTCACCCCGGGACAGTCAGGGGAACATCGGCGCCTATGAATCATCGCTTAAAGGCGTGCCGGTTGCTGATCTGAAACAGCCGCTGGAGATCCTGCGCGTCGTTCATTCCTTCGATCCCTGTCTCGCCTGCGCCGTTCATCTGACCGATACGGAAAGCCGGACGTTGACTTCCGTCCATGTGGAGTAA